One part of the Pristiophorus japonicus isolate sPriJap1 chromosome 21, sPriJap1.hap1, whole genome shotgun sequence genome encodes these proteins:
- the nkiras2 gene encoding NF-kappa-B inhibitor-interacting Ras-like protein 2: MGKSCKVVVCGLASVGKTAILEQLLYGNHAVGSETNETLEDIYVGSIETDRGVREQVRFYDTRGLREGSELPKHYYSFADGFVLVYSIDSRESFKRVEALKKEIDRSRDKKEVTIVILGNKCDLQEGRRVDHEAVQHWAKSEKVRLWEVSVAERKTLIEPFVHLASKMTQPQSKSTFPLSRKKGSGSIDT; the protein is encoded by the exons ATGGGGAAGAGCTGTAAAGTGGTGGTTTGTGGCTTGGCGTCAGTTGGAAAAACAGCCATTTTGGAACAGCTTCTCTATGGAAACCATGCAGTTG GTTCTGAGACAAATGAAACCCTGGAAGATATTTATGTCGGTTCCATAGAGACGGACCGCGGTGTTCGGGAGCAGGTGCGCTTTTACGACACTAGAGGCCTGAGGGAAGGCTCCGAGCTTCCCAAGCACTACTACTCCTTTGCTGATGGGTTTGTGCTGGTGTACAGCATAGACAGCCGGGAATCCTTCAAACGGGTCGAAGCCCTCAAAAAGGAAATCGACAGGTCTCGCGATAAGAAAGAG GTGACAATTGTAATTCTGGGGAACAAGTGCGACCTACAGGAGGGGCGCCGTGTGGACCATGAGGCTGTTCAGCACTGGGCAAAGTCGGAGAAGGTTAGACTGTGGGAGGTATCTGTGGCAGAGCGCAAGACCCTGATCGAGCCATTCGTCCACCTGGCCAGTAAGATGACGCAGCCTCAGAGCAAGTCCACATTCCCCCTCAGCCGGAAAAAGGGGAGCGGCTCAATTGACACTTAA